From Pseudomonas fluorescens, one genomic window encodes:
- a CDS encoding glycine zipper 2TM domain-containing protein yields MNKSLLVGAVLGAVGVTAGGAVATYSLVKSGPEYAQVLAVEPVKTQIKTPREVCKDVTVTRQAPVKDQHQIAGTVVGALAGGLLGNQIGGGTGKKIATVAGAVGGGYAGNKVQEGMQERDTYTTTQTRCNTVNDISDKVVGYDVRYSLDGKEGKVRMDRDPGNQIPVDKEGRLILSENQQRQ; encoded by the coding sequence GTGAACAAGTCGTTGCTGGTTGGTGCGGTATTGGGTGCTGTCGGTGTGACTGCCGGGGGTGCTGTTGCCACCTACAGCCTGGTGAAAAGCGGCCCTGAGTATGCGCAAGTGCTGGCGGTCGAGCCGGTCAAGACACAGATCAAAACGCCACGTGAGGTGTGCAAGGACGTGACCGTGACCCGCCAGGCGCCGGTCAAGGATCAGCATCAGATTGCCGGTACGGTGGTTGGTGCACTGGCGGGTGGCCTGCTGGGTAACCAGATCGGCGGCGGCACCGGCAAGAAAATTGCCACCGTGGCCGGTGCGGTAGGCGGCGGTTACGCCGGTAACAAGGTGCAGGAAGGCATGCAGGAGCGTGACACCTACACCACCACTCAGACCCGTTGCAACACGGTCAATGACATCAGCGACAAGGTCGTAGGCTACGACGTGCGTTATTCGCTTGATGGCAAGGAAGGCAAGGTGCGCATGGATCGTGATCCGGGCAACCAGATTCCGGTGGATAAAGAGGGTCGGTTGATCCTGTCGGAGAATCAGCAGCGTCAGTGA
- the suhB gene encoding type III secretion system regulator SuhB codes for MQPMLNIALRAARSASELIFRSIERLDTIKVDEKDAKDYVSEVDRAAEQKIVDALRKAYPNHSILGEETGMHAGTGIEGEEYLWIIDPLDGTTNFLRGIPHFAVSIACKYRGRLEHAVVLDPVRQEEFTASRGRGAQLNGRRLRVSGRTSLDGALLGTGFPFRDDQMDNLDNYLGMFRALVGQTAGIRRAGAASLDLAYVAAGRFDAFWESGLSEWDMAAGALLIQEAGGLVSDFTGGHDFLEKGHIVAGNTKCFKAVLTAIQPHLPASLKR; via the coding sequence ATGCAGCCCATGCTGAATATCGCGCTGCGCGCCGCCCGCAGCGCCAGTGAATTGATTTTCCGCTCCATCGAGCGCCTGGATACCATCAAGGTCGATGAAAAAGACGCCAAGGACTACGTGTCCGAAGTGGATCGTGCCGCCGAACAGAAAATCGTCGACGCCCTGCGTAAGGCTTACCCGAACCACTCGATCCTGGGTGAAGAGACTGGTATGCACGCTGGCACCGGCATCGAAGGCGAAGAGTACCTGTGGATCATCGACCCACTGGACGGTACCACCAACTTCCTGCGCGGCATCCCGCACTTTGCCGTCAGCATCGCCTGCAAATACCGTGGTCGCCTGGAACACGCCGTGGTCCTCGATCCGGTTCGCCAGGAAGAATTCACCGCCAGCCGTGGTCGCGGCGCCCAACTGAACGGCCGTCGCCTGCGCGTCAGCGGTCGCACCAGCCTGGACGGCGCCCTGCTGGGTACCGGCTTCCCGTTCCGTGACGACCAGATGGACAACCTCGACAACTACCTGGGCATGTTCCGCGCCCTGGTTGGCCAGACCGCCGGCATCCGCCGCGCCGGCGCCGCGAGCCTGGACCTGGCCTACGTCGCCGCCGGCCGTTTCGACGCCTTCTGGGAATCGGGTCTGTCCGAGTGGGACATGGCTGCTGGCGCCCTGCTAATTCAGGAAGCAGGCGGCCTGGTGAGCGACTTCACCGGCGGCCATGACTTCCTCGAAAAAGGCCACATCGTTGCCGGCAACACCAAATGCTTCAAGGCAGTCCTGACGGCCATCCAGCCGCACCTGCCAGCCTCGCTGAAGCGCTAA